The genome window TGAACCAATAATCTTAattaacaatataatatatttacaTCAAACTTGCTTTCAGTTAAAGATATCAATCAAGATCAAACTTACCAGCAGTCAGCTGCTGCTCCTGCTGCTGGGTGGCATCCACACCTAACCATAACCAACCAAAAATGACATCGCAGCAATCAGGCCATAGTCCATATATAAACTTGCGCTGGCTAGTCATCCCTCATCACTCATTTTCGGCTGTTAACGTACCATCAACTACGCACAAGTTCAATTAACGAAGATGCAAGGTTGGGTTCGAGCGTTAATCATAGTCGGCTTCTTGTTCCCATTGTTGGTTCAAGGTCGCATACGTCACTACAAGTTCAATGTGAGTCTTCTTGATCAGTTCTCGTGTACCTTTTTTGATTAAACAATATGATGAACTCAACGGCtgaaatttcttttttttatttttcatggtTAACACATTTAAAAcggcatgcatgcatgcatgacAATAACTCATTCTTTTAACTTGTAAAGGTCTTTGAATTCTTATGAATAGTTTACGGATTTTGTATCACAAAATTTATGTAGGTGGTTACAAAGAACGCGAATCGTTTATGCTCAAGCAAGCCCATTGTCACGGTTAATGGTCGATTTCCTGGACCGACACTATATGCTCGGGAGGGTGACAATGTCCTCGTAAAGGTTGTCAACCATGTCAAGTATAACGTCTCCATCCATTGGTATGGTTTTGTTACAACAATCATGCAATTCTTGGGTAATTTTACCTAAAATTGAGACTTATAGTTTCCCTTTTATTGGTAGGCATGGAATAAGACAATTGCGCACAGGTTGGGCAGACGGGCCCGCATACATAACACAATGCCCGATCCAGCCAGGGCAAAACTATGTTTACAACTTCACCATTACAGGGCAACGAGGCACACTTTTTTGGCATGCTCATATTCTTTGGTTAAGAGCTACCGTACATGGTGCTATCGTCATCTTGCCCAAACTTGGTGTTCCATATCCCTTTCTTAAACCCCATATGGAACAAGTTGTGATTTTAGGTCACTATTTTGATAAACTAACTTCATTCAGTATCATTATAAATGATCTAACATATCATTGCACTTCTGGAAATTTGACTGTTATCGTGGATGTACGTAGGTGAATGGTGGAAATCAGATACCGAAGCAGTGATCAATCAAGCATTAAAATCTGGGCTAGCACCCAACGTTTCAGATGCACATACTATTAATGGTCACCCGGGACGAGTTCATGGTTGTCAAACACAAGGTGAGGAAGAAAACATCAAATATTCGTATTAGTAGGTGTTTGGGAATGAGACTACTACCTCTAGTGCTTTTCAGAATTCCTTGCACTTCTAGTTACTTTGCTATCACTAAAAGCGAACTCATGGCAAGTCTGATAGTGTTTTTTTACAGTATGGCAAGCGAACTCAACAAGTTTGCTTGGTACTCGCTTGCAACACCAAGCAAACTGGTTGAGTTCGCTTGCCACACTAGCAACTCTACAAAACATAGTCAGACTTGCCATGAGTTCCATTCTTAAGCGTAACAAACTATGTAGAAGTACCAAGTTCTAAAAAGCCCTAAAATTACCGGCCTCGGTCCCAATAACCTACGAATTCATAGAAGAACAGAAAACATCTAAGCTTGTTCCTTATTCCTTTTCCATGCAGGAGGGTTTCAATTGAGTGTGGAAAAAGGAAAATCGTACATGCTACGTATAATCAACGCTGCACTCAATGAAGAGTTGTTCTTTAAGATCGCTGGCCACAAGCTCACGGTGGTTGAAGTGGATGCCGTCTATGTCAAACCCTTTAAAACCGACACAATTGTCATAGCACCGGGCCAAACTACCAATGTCATCGTCATAGCCGACAagaaatccggtaagtacatgatGATTGCCTCCCCATTCATGGACTCACCGATTGCAGTCGACAACAAGACCGCCACCGCCGCCATTCACTACACCGGCACCCTTTCTCCCACCTCTACCATCCTAACCACCCCACCACCTCAAAATGCCACCGCGGTCGCAAACAAATTTATAGATTCCCTCCGTAGTTTAAATTCAAAAAGATTTCCAGCCAAAGTGCCCTTGAGAATTAACCACTCCTTATATTTCACGGTTGGGCTTGGTATCAACCCATGCCCGACTTGTAAAGCGGGTAATGGAAGTCGAGTTGTGGCCGGTGTAAACAATGTGACCTTTGTTATGCCCACCACAGCTCTTCTTCAAGCACAttatttcaaaaagaaaggagtCTTTACCGCTGATTTTCCGGGTAACCCACCTATTGCTTTCAATTACACCGGAACCCCACCCGCAAACTTGGCCACAAACAATGGGACAAAGCTCTACCGGCTAAAATACAACTCAACTGTCGAGTTGGTACTTCAAGACACAAGTATCATTGCTGCCGAGAATCACCCGATACATCTACACGGCTTCAATTTCTTCGCTATTGGCAAGGGGATTGGCAACTATAACCCGAAGATAGATTCGAAGAAGTTTAACCTTGTTGATCCTGTTGAGAGGAATACGATTGGTGTGCCTTCGGGTGGTTGGGTTGCTATTCGATTTCGAGCTGATAATCCCGGTGTGTGGTTCTTGCATTGTCATTTGGAGGTGCATACAACTTGGGGGTTAAAGATGGCGTTTTTGGTTGAAAATGGAAATGGACCAAATGAGTCGCTTCTACCACCTCCAAAGGATTTGCCGAAATGTTAGAGAGGGATTTATTTTTTGAAGAACCATAATATGTTTTTCAAGTGATTTTTTGTTGTCTGG of Helianthus annuus cultivar XRQ/B chromosome 1, HanXRQr2.0-SUNRISE, whole genome shotgun sequence contains these proteins:
- the LOC110865397 gene encoding laccase-4; this translates as MQGWVRALIIVGFLFPLLVQGRIRHYKFNVVTKNANRLCSSKPIVTVNGRFPGPTLYAREGDNVLVKVVNHVKYNVSIHWHGIRQLRTGWADGPAYITQCPIQPGQNYVYNFTITGQRGTLFWHAHILWLRATVHGAIVILPKLGVPYPFLKPHMEQVVILGEWWKSDTEAVINQALKSGLAPNVSDAHTINGHPGRVHGCQTQGGFQLSVEKGKSYMLRIINAALNEELFFKIAGHKLTVVEVDAVYVKPFKTDTIVIAPGQTTNVIVIADKKSGKYMMIASPFMDSPIAVDNKTATAAIHYTGTLSPTSTILTTPPPQNATAVANKFIDSLRSLNSKRFPAKVPLRINHSLYFTVGLGINPCPTCKAGNGSRVVAGVNNVTFVMPTTALLQAHYFKKKGVFTADFPGNPPIAFNYTGTPPANLATNNGTKLYRLKYNSTVELVLQDTSIIAAENHPIHLHGFNFFAIGKGIGNYNPKIDSKKFNLVDPVERNTIGVPSGGWVAIRFRADNPGVWFLHCHLEVHTTWGLKMAFLVENGNGPNESLLPPPKDLPKC